Below is a genomic region from Catenuloplanes atrovinosus.
CCGCGGTGCGCGCCGCCGACGGCATCGACATCGCATTCGCCCGGGGCACCTGGACCGCGGTCATGGGCCCATCCGGTTCCGGGAAGTCCACTCTGCTGCACTGCGCCGCGGGCCTGGAACGCGTCGACAGCGGCCGGGTGATGCTGGGCGAGACCGACATAACCGCGTTGAACGACGATGAACTGTCGGCGCTGCGCCGTACCCGGATCGGCTTCGTCTTCCAGAGTTTCAACCTGATCGGCTCGCTGACCGCGGAGCAGAACGTCGCCCTGCCGCTGCGGCTGGCCGGCCGGCGGCCGGCGCGTGAGGAGGTCCGCAATGCGCTCGCCACGGTGGGATTGGCCGAGCGGATCCGGCATCGGCCCCGGGAACTGTCCGGCGGGCAGCAGCAGCGGGTGGCCATCGCCCGTGCGATGGTGACCCGGCCCGAGGTGTTGTTCGCCGACGAACCCACCGGCGCGCTCGACACCCGTGCCGCGCACGGCGTGCTGGAGCTGCTGCGCCGGTCCGCCGACGGTGGCCAGACCATCATCATGGTCACTCATGACCCGGCCGCGGCCGCGCGCGCCGACGCGGTGGTGTTCCTGCGCGACGGCCGCATCGCCGACCGGCTGGTGGGCGCCGACGTGCGCGCAGTCGCCGACCGCCTCGTCGCGCTGGAGGGCTGACATGCTGAGCCTGAGCTGGGCCGGTTTTCGTGAGCGGTGGACGCTGTTCATCGGGGCCACCGTGACGGTGGCTCTCGGCGTGGGGTTGGTGCAGTCCTCGCTGCTGTTACTGATCTCCGCGGCAACGCTGGCGCCACCGGACGGTGCGTCCCCGATCGCCCGGATGCGGTTCGCCACGGCCACCGAGGCGTCCGTGGCGTTGATCGCCGTCACGCTGGGCTTCGCGGCGTTGCTCGCCGTCTTCATCATCAGCTCCACCTTCGCCTTCGCCGTCGAACAACGCCGCCGCGACCTCGCGCTGTTGCGGCTGGCCGGAGCCAGCCGCGGCCATGTGCGCCAGTTGCTGCTCGGCGAGGCGGTGCTGCTCGGCGCGGTCGGTACGGTGGCCGGGGTACCGGCCGGGCTGGCGCTGATGGCGGCGCAATCCTGGCTGCTCCAGCGTCTGGGTTTCGTCCCGGACGGTTTCGCCGGTCAATGGCGCGGCTGGATACTGTTCGTCTCCGCCGGCACTGGCATCGGGCTGGCGGTCATGGGCGTCCTGCTCGCCGCCCGCCGCGCGGCCCGAGTCCGGCCGCTGGAGGCCCTGCGGGACTCCGGCGACACCATCCGCGTGATGACCATCGGCCGGTGGAGCTTCGGTCTGTTGTTCGCCGCCGGAGCCGCCGCCCTCATCGGGCTGTCCCCGGTGGGCGGCGCGGTCGGCGGGCAGGCGATGGCGATGAACGTGTCGGTGTGTGCCGCGATCGCGTTCACGTTGCTCGGTCCGGCCCTCGTCCCCGCGGTGTCCCGGCTGCTGCCCTCCCGTGCCGTTGGTGTGCTGGGCGAGTTGGCCGGAGCGGACCTGCGCGACGACGTCCGCCGCAGCGCATCGACCGCGGCACCGCTGATCGTGCTCACCGGCCTGCTGCTGGGGCAGGCGGTGGCCTCGACGTCGTTCGCCGAAGCCGGTCGGCAGGAGCACCGCCGCGACACGGTGGCGGACCTGGTCGTGGAGACCACCGGTCCGATCGGGGACCGGATCGCATCGGTTCCCGGGGTACGAAGCGCGTCCACCGAGGCCGAGGTACCGGTGGCGTTGACCACCGGCTCCGGGGAGCTGCGCTACACCAGGCTGACCAGTGCCGTGGTGATCGACCCGGCGGGCTATCGCCTGGCCCATCCGGGCAGCGGGGACGGCCTCGGCGCGCTGGCTGGTAGTGCGGTGGCCCGTGGCCCGGGCGCCGACGGCTTCGCCGCCGGCGACACCGTCGGCGTGCGGGTGGGTGACACGGACCTCGGTTCCCTGCCCGTGGTCGCGGAGGTGCCGTCCGCGATCGGCGGCGGTGCCACGCTGCTCATCCCCGAGGACGTGCTTCCCGCCGAGTTGCTCGCCGACGCTCCGGTACGCACGTTCGTCTCCGTCACCGAGGGCACCGCGCCGGAGCAGGTCGCGGCCTCCCTGACCGGATCGGGGGCCGAGGTCTTGACCCAGGAGGAGTGGCTGGCCCGAGACAGCGCGGTCAGCAGCGCCACCAGCACCGGTGTGCTTGTCGTCGTTATGGGGCTCGGCAGCCTCTACGCGCTGATCGGCGTCGTCAACTCCGTGGTCATCGGCGCGGCGACCCGGCGCCGTGAGTTCGCGGCCGCACGGGCGGTGGGGTTCACCCGCGGCCAGGTCGTGCGTACCGCTCTGCTGGAGTCCGTGCACGTCACCACGGCGGGCCTAGTCCTGGGCGGGATCGCCGCGGCCGGCACGCTCGTCGCCGCGCTGGCCACCACATCCGCGGTGACCGGTGACGCGATCGCGGCCGTGCCGTGGCCACTGGTCGCAGCCGTGGTGGCCGGTGCCTTCCTGATCACCGGGGTGACGACCGTGGCCACCTCGTTGTCCGCCACGCATGGCCGCCTGGTGGAACTGCTGGGAGCGCGGGAATGACCGGCGCCGCCGGTGCCGCTCGAGCGGCACCGGCGGCTCAGGCCAGCTCCATCCCGTACAGCTCGCGGCGCGACGTGATGTTCAGCTTGCGGAAGACGTTGCGCAGATGCGTGTCGACGGTGCGAGGGCTCACGTAGAGCGCCGCCGCCACCTCGCGCGTGGTCAGTCCACCCGCGACCTGGCGCGCCACCAGCAGCTCCTGCCTGGTCAGCACATCCGGCAGCCGATTGTCGCCATGGCCGCCGGACAGCCGCGACAACGCCCGCGCCGCCCGCCGCGCGAACGCCCGCGCGCCCGCGGCGGCCAGGTCGTCCCGCGCGGCGGCCAGTTCCACGGCGGCCTCGGCGGCACGGCCCCGGTCGGCCAGCCACTCGCCGAACCGCAGTCGCGCGCGGGCATGCCGGATACCCAGACCGACCCGGTCCAGCAGTGCGATCGCGCGTCGATGCAACGGCTCGGCCTCCACCGCGACGGCCAGCAGCGCCGTGCAGGCGGCAGCGGTACCGGCCGCCCATGCGGTCCGGGACGCATCCGCCGCGGGCAGATGCCGGTCGAGTGCCGCCACGGCCAGTTCCGGGCGGCCGGCGTAGACGGCCGCCTCCACGTACTCCGGCAGCAGCAGGGCGGTCAATCCCGGTGGAACGTCGGCAAGCGCACGGCCGGCGGCGTCCAGCGCGCTCGAGTACGCGCCGGTGGCGTTGTCCAGCACCGCGCCCGCGTGATCGGCCGCGCGGTGGAAGGCACCCCCCGCCCGGTCGGTCCCATATCCACGAAGCTGCGCACCGATCGCACGGACACGCCGACCCTCGCCGCGCCAGGCGGCCAGGACGATCTCCCCGTACGACGGCCCGGCCGGCTCCACGGACGGATGCAGCACGCCCGCCTCGATGTCGGCGAGTGCCTGCATGGAGAGTGCCGGCGGAAGTGACGCGTGCGCGCCGCCCGCTCGGGCCAGGGTGAGGTGCCGGTCCAGCAGCAGGCGCCAGCCGTCATCGTCCCATCGCTCCGCCGCCGCGGCGGCGGCCAGCCAGAGCAGGTGTCCGCGTGAGTCCTCCGTGCGCGGGTGCTCCCGCACCGCGGCCGCGGCCCGGTCCAGCTCGGCCGCGGCCGTCTCCCGGTCGCCGGCAAGCCGGTCGATCAACGCCCGGGCCAGCAGATCGCCGGGGCGGTTCGAGACCCGCGCGTGCATGGCCCGGCACAGGCCGGCCACCGCGGGGTGCTCCGCCAGAGGCGTGCCATACCCGTCGGTCTGCACCCACGCGGCATGGGCGTCGAGCACGGCCTCGGACGCAGAAGCCCCCTGCACCGTGGCGGCGACCGTCAGCAGCAGGTGCGGCTCCCGCCGCAGCCGGCCTCGTACCGATTGGGCGCGGGTGCGGTGTTCCTCCGGCAACGGCGCCCGTTCGGCCCGGCCGAGCAGTGCGAGGGCGTGCTCCGGCTCGCCCGCGCGCTCCCACGTGTCCGCCGCGGCCAGCGTGCGGACGGCTCGCTGGGATGCATCCGTGGTCAGCAGCGCCGCGCTCTCCAGGAAGGAGGCGGCGGCGGGCAGGCCACCCCGCTGTCCGGCGGTCTCCACCGCGGCCTCCAGTTCGTCGGCCGTGCGGTCGTCCGGTCCCGATGCCGCCAGCGACCGGTGCCACGATGCGCGGTCCGGTCCCGCGTCGGCTCCCACCGCGTCGGCGAGCCTGCCGTGTACCTCGCGCCGCAGCGACGGCGGCGCGGCGTGATACACCGCCGAGCGTGCCAGCGGATGGACGAACCGCACCTGGGCACCGATGGAGACCAGCCCGCTCTGCTCGGCGTCCGTGACCGCCGTGGTCAGTTCCGGCGGCGATATGTCGAGGTTGCCGAGGGCCCGCCAGACGGGAAGCGGGTCGCCGAAGCGTTCCGCCGCGGCCACCAGCAGCACAGTCCGGGCGGCAGTGGACAGGGCGCCGGCGATGGCCGCGTACCGCTGCCGGGCCCGGGTCGCCCACGCCGGCTCGCGGGAGACGGTGACCGGCTGTCCCGGCTGGTTGTCGAACGGAGCCGTCAGCAGGGCGGCGGGGTTGCCCCTGGCCTCGGCCACGACGCGCTCGCGGACGGCCGGGTCGATCGCCGCCCAGGGCGTGGTGTCCAGCAGCGACCGGGCGTCGCTGTCGGCGAGACCGCTCAGGGTCAGACCGGGCAGCTCACGCATGATGAGGGCGGCATCACCGCCGTCCACGGACCCCGCCGGAGCGGCGTCGTCGCGCAGTGCCAGCAGCATGGCCACCCGTGAGGAGCGCAGCCGGCGGGCGGCGAAGGCGAGCACCTGAGCCGACGCGGGGTCCAGCGCGTGCGCGTCCTCGACGACGACCACGACGCCGCGGGTATGGGCCAGGGCCACGAGGAAGCGCTGCACGGTCAGGCCCACCGCGAAGGGGTCGGGGTCCGTGCCGGGCTGTGTGCCGAACAGCATGTTGAGTTGCCCGCGGAACGCCTCCGGCAGCAGCGTGGGTTTGTCCAGCAGCGGCATGCAGAGACGGCGCACGGCGGCGTACGGTTCGGTGTCGGCACCGGTGCCGGCGGTGGACACCCGGCGCAGGTCGGTGTGGGACTTGAGGGCGGCGCCGATCAGCGCCGTCTTGCCGATGCCCGCGGGCCCGCGCACGACCAGCGCGCCTCCGTGGCCCCCGGTGGCGGCGTGCAGCAGCTCCCGGATCGCTGTGATCTCGTCGGCCCGTCCGGTCAGACGCATCGTCTGTGTCATCGCCGCCCCCCGCTGTTCGACGCTCAGCCTGCCGGTGCGGCGGGCCGAAGACATCCGTCAGCACAGCCACTCGAACGATCGACGGAAAACGATCATTTCGGTGGGGTTTCATGCCGTAACGCCTCGCGTACGATCTCCGCCCGGTTCCGCACGCCGAGCTTCGCGATGATGCGGGAGACGTGCGTCTGCACCGTGCGGGAGCCGAGGAACAGGCCCGCGGCGATCTCCGCGGTAGAACTCCCCTCGGCGACCAGGAAGGCGACCCGCCGCTCCGTGTCGGTCAGCGACTCCCAGCCGGTCACGGCGCGCCCGGCTCGCCGCCCATGGACTCCGCGCCGCACGCCGTGCCGCCGCAGGCGCGACTCGGCCCGCCGCACGTCCCAGGTCGCACCGAAGCGGGAGTACAGCTCGACCGCCTCGGTCAGCGCGGCGCGGGCGCTCTCCCGCTCGACGGCCGCGAGCACCACGGCCAGATCTTCCAGCGCACCCGCCAGGTCCACGGGCGGGCCGGCCACCCGGTAGGTGGCCACCGCCTCGTCTAGCGGGCCCGGATCGTTCTCGGCCAGGCCGGTGGCACGCAGCAGCATGGTGGCGGCGCGGCCGGGACTCACCTCGGCCGCGGCCTCCATCCGGCAGTCGCGCAGCGCTGCCGCCACGAGTTCGCGATCATCGGTCGCCGCGGCGAGCCTGACCAGATCGGCGGTCCACTGGTGGGTGAGGGTCATCTCGCCGTGCGTGCGATCGAGGACCGTGGCCAGGATCTCGGTCGCGCCACGCAGATCGCCCGCCTGCTCGGCCGCGACCGCCCGCGCCGCCAGCAGAAAGTCGCTGTTCTCCCGGTCCGCGACGGTCGTCACCGGCAGCGCTGCGGCTCGGCGCAGGTGTTCGCGGTGGGTGGCCCGGTCGTCGCGGCGCCCGGCGATGAGCGCGCTGACGCCGTGCCACAGCAGCAGCGGTCCGCGTTCCCGCAGGCCGCCATAGGAGATGCCGGCCGTGTCGTCGTCGAGCGGTGCCAACTCCGCCAGCGCGTCGTCCCACTCCCCCAGCCAGTAGAGCAGCACCGACTCATGAATGCCGGTCGCGTTGCCGACGACCCGGCCGGCGCGGCGGGTGACGTCGCGGGCGGTTTGCAGCGTCAGGCGCGCCTGGCCCCACCGGGCGAGGTTCTGGAGCGTGAACATCCGGTTGTGCAGTGCGAGGATGCGCAGGAACGTATGGTCCGGCTGGTCACCCAATACCGCCAGTGCCCGGTCGATGTGGTGTAACGCGGACGGATGATCGCGCCGCACCGACCGGCCGGTCCACAGATCCGCCAGCGCGTAGGCGGTGGCGAAGGCATCACCGGCGTTCTCGGCCTCGACCAGGGCCGCGCGGGCGGTGGCGTCGGCGATGTCGAGATGACCGTTCCCGGCGCGCTGCGCCATCGCCAGGGAGCCCAGCAGCCGGGCGCGCCAGATCGCCGGCAGTTGCGGCTCGTCGAGCGCTTCGCTGAGCGTGCGCGTCGCCTCCGGCATGTCCCCGGCCGCGATCAGGGCCCGGTTCAACAGCCACGACAGCGCACCGCGACGCGCCGGGGCGCTCACGACCGCGAGGGCTTCGCGGGCTCGGGACACCGCGCTGTCCGGCTGTCCGCTGACGAGCAGCGCGCGGACGAGCGCCACGCGCAGGTCGCCTCGTTCGTCCGCCGCGCCGTCCGTCCCGTCGAGTTGCCGCTCGATCAGGGTGATCGCCGTCCGCGGCGCGCGCGAAATCAGCTCCGGCGCCGCGGTGGTCAACCACGGCCCCACCCACGGCTGATCGACACGACCCGCCCGCATCAGCTGCTCGGCCACGGTGAGCGGGGCGCGGCGGGCGTCGGCGAGGCGGCGAGCTGCGTCCATGTGCAGCACGCCGCGGACCGCGGCCGGCACCGCGTCGTACAGCGTCTGGTGCAGCACCGCGTGCCGGAAGGCCAGGTGTTCCTCCGCCGGAACGAGAATGCCGGCCGCCACCGCCTGTAGCAGGTCTTCGGCCAGCGCGGCGATCGGGCGTTGCAGCAACACGGCGAGGTCGGCGACGGCGAAGACCGTGCCGAGCAGAGCGGCCGTGCGTACGGCATGCCGGACGGACGCGGCCACCAGGCCGAGCCGGCCACCGAGCGCGTCGGCGAGCGGGGGCGGTACCCGGTCGCGGCCGGGCGGCAGCAGGTCGGCCCGCCCCTCCCCGACTTCGATCATGCCCTGCCGGAGCAGTTCTTCCAGCAGTTCCCGCAGGTGCAGCGGGTTCCCCATGGCGGTCGCTGTCCATGCGCCGAGGGCAGGACTCGGCGGTGCGCCTATCATGTCACCGATGAGTGCCGCCGTCTCCGCCTCGTTCAGCGGGCCGAGCACGACCGTGCGCCCGGCATCGCCGCGGGAGACGCCGAACGGCCCGCCCGTCCGGTGCCCCGGAGCGGTGCCGTGGATGCCGACCAGCAACAGCGGAAGCCGGCCCGCCGCGCGGCCGAGCCGATGGAACACCACTATGGATGCCTCATCGATCCACTGCATGTCGTCGATGACGATGGCGGTCGGTGCGTCGGCGCACAGATCGGCGACGAGCACCATCAGCTCGTCGGCGACGGTCTGGTACGTCGCCTGGTCGCCGGGGAACAGCGTGCGCGGCGCTATCGCGAGCATCCTGGCGATCTCCGCACGGCGGGGATCGGCGGCATCGGCGCGCACCCCGAGGCAGCCGAGCATGACCGCGAGCGGCACATGCTGTGACAGGCGGTCCGCCGTCGCCCACAGCACTTGGGTCCCGCGTCGCTCCGCGGCCGTGAGCGCGGTCGTGGCCAGCGTGGTCTTGCCGGAGCCCGGCTCACCCTCGATGTGCACGACACCACCGATGCCGCTCTCCAGCTCGGCGATGGCCGTGGCGAGTGCCGCCAGTTCCGTTCGCCGGCCGTACGGCCGGTTTCTCGCGTCTTCCACGGGCATGGCCGCCCAATCCGGTCCGCCCATGCCGCCGGCGGTTCCGCTCACTGGTACGGAGTGCGCCGGCGCGGCACCGCGATGGCGCCGCCGCCCCGCTTAGCTCGCCTGCGCCTCCGCGGCACCGGTGAGGTCCCAGAAACGGCCGGCGTCCGGGCCTCTCCAGTGGTGCAGCAGACGGTCGATGACCAGCTCCGACCCGGTCCCCGGAACGGGGGCGTACACGGCCATGGTGAGGTTGTCGTCACCGGGGAACTCCATGGTCTCGAAATCGATGTGGTACTCCCCCGCCCACGGGTGCCGGGCCACCTGCTGGCCACGCCACACATCCGGCACCTGGGGCGAGTCCCAGAGCCGAACGAAGTCGTCACTGCGCGCACGCAACGTCGCGATGAGCTCGCGCGTCTCGGAGTCGGCAGCGGCCGCGGCGGTCTGCAGGCGCAGTGCCGCCGTGGTGACGGCCGCGCTCGTCTCCCAGTCAGAGACCAGCCGGCGACTGTACGGATCCAGAAAGGTCCAGGTCACGAAGTTATGCGGCGCTTCGGGACGCCCGCCCGGCGGCGATATCAGCAGCCGGAGCGGGAGATTGGCGGCCACGATGTCCAGTCGCCGGTTCGTCGCGTACGCCGGAGCCCGTACCGCGTCCAGGATCGTCCGGAGGGCGGTGGTCGGCTCCGGGGTCACGATCGACCGGACCGGCGGGCGAGCGAGCGTGAGCAGGTACTCGGCCTCGGAGGGACTCAGCCGCAGAACCCTGGTGAGCGCATCCAGTACCTCGGCCGAGACCTCTCCCGCCCGGCCCTGCTCCATACGCGTGTAGTAGTCGGTGCTGACGCCCGCGAGTTCGGCCACCTCGGCGCGGCGCAGCCCCGGGACCCGACGGCGACGTCCGGGGTAGTGCGGCAACCCGGCCTCGTCCGGGCCGATCCTGGCCCGCATCGCCCGCAGAAAGGCTCCCAGCGACTCCTGGCGCTCGAACGACATCCCGTGCTCTCTGCCGGAGGACCCGCCGACGGCACACGGACATCGGCGAGGGACCCTCGTGCTGGGTCCGCGTGGACGGTATCCGGCGGCGGGGCCACGCGCCCAAGCTCAGGGGACGAATCCCGACGTTTCCGGCGGAGATTAGGCGACTTTCGCCTACCGTCTAGGCGGACGGCCGATCAGCCGATGCCAGCGGGGTGGCGCGAGAGCTGTCGGCGGGAGGTGAGGCCGAGCTTCGTGAAGACGTTGCGCAGGTGCGTGTCGACGGTACGCGGGCTCAGGTACAGCGCGTGCGCGATCTCCCTGGTGGTCGCGCCCTCGGCCGCGAGCCGGGCGATCTCCTCCTCCTGGGCGGTCAGCCTTCCCGGGCCGGTGGCCTGCACCACCGGGCGTTCGCCGGCGGCGGCGAGTTCCCGGGACGCGCGCTGCGCGAAGGCCTTCGCGCCCAGTGCGATGAATCGGTCCCGTGCGATCTCTAGCTGCGCACGAGCCTCCCGTTTGCGTCGGTGACGACGAAGCCACTCACCGTACAGAAGGTGCACGCGGGCGAGCTGAGGCGCGGCGTCGCTGGCCGCGAGCCGGTCGAGCGCGGTCAGATAGTGCCGCTCCGCCTCGTCCCCCTCGCTGATCAGCGCGCGTGCGTGGGCCAGGGTGCCGGCCGCCCAGTCCGTCGATGACGCGCTCGCCCGGCGCTCGAGCCGCTCGAAGGCGGGCACCGCCAGGTCGCGGCGCCCGGCCCGGACCGCCGCCTCGATGAACTCCAACGGAATCCGGGTACGGATGCCCAGTTCCTGCTGCGCCTCGGCCTGCGCGCAGACGGCCATGGCGTCGGTGTACCGCCCCTGCCCGTTACGCAGTACCGCCAGTGCGTAGTCCAGCGCGGTCAGCACCCGGCCCTCCCCTCGGGCCGTCGCCTCCGCGAAGGCCACGTCGTACAGGGCGAGCAGACCGGCCTCGTCTCCACGCCAGGCCGCGAGCGTGGTGTCCACGTACGTCATCGCCGGGACCCCGAGTTCGGCGGTGACCGCCGCGCACTCGGCGGACAGCCGTTCCGCCTCCGCGAACTCTCCGTTGTGTATGTGGGTCAGTGCTCGCGACATCAGCGCCACCGGCAGCGAGGCGAGCGCCCCGTTCTCCCTAACCGCCGCCAGTTGGAGTTCGGAGATGCGCAGCATCGACTCGTCGTCCCAGAACTCCGCGGCCGCGGAGTAGGCCAGCCACACATCTCCCGTGCCGAGCGGCAGGGCGGCCTCGTCGAGGTAGCGCGCGATACCCAGGCGCAGGGTCAGTGCGGCGGCGTCCAGTCCGTCGGTGGCCTCGGTCAACAGCCCGGAGAAGGTGAGGGAGCGGCCCGAGCCGGATTCGCCGGGACCGAGCCCTCGCATCGCCGAGCCGATGCGTGCCAGGAGGCGGGTGTCTCCGAATCTGCCGACGAAGACCGCCGCCGCGTACGCCTCGAAAAGCACCTCCCGTGCCAGGTCGGCGTCCTGACGGGCCGCGCTCAGCCCGGCGTCGACGAGCATCCGCACCGATTGCAGGTCCCGTCGCCGGTCGAGGGAGATCCGGGCCTGCAGCACGTCGGCTGCTATCCGATGGTGGCGGTCGAGCCGGCCCGCGCGGGCCACGTCGAGCAGCGCCGTCGCCTCGTCCGGCAGACCGGCCTCCCGTTTGGCCTGCGCCGCCTTGACCAGCAGCGCCGAACGCCTCTGCCGGTCGGGGGTGAGGATGGCGGCCCGTTCCAGGAAGGCCGCCATGGCGGTCAGGCCGCCGCGTGACCTGGCCCGATGCGCGCAGCACACCAGCTCCGCGGCGACCGCGTCGTCGGGTGCCTCCGCCGCGAGTGCCAGGTGCCAGGCACGCCGGTCCCGGTCCTGCCGGGCGTCGTAGGCA
It encodes:
- a CDS encoding FtsX-like permease family protein, with protein sequence MLSLSWAGFRERWTLFIGATVTVALGVGLVQSSLLLLISAATLAPPDGASPIARMRFATATEASVALIAVTLGFAALLAVFIISSTFAFAVEQRRRDLALLRLAGASRGHVRQLLLGEAVLLGAVGTVAGVPAGLALMAAQSWLLQRLGFVPDGFAGQWRGWILFVSAGTGIGLAVMGVLLAARRAARVRPLEALRDSGDTIRVMTIGRWSFGLLFAAGAAALIGLSPVGGAVGGQAMAMNVSVCAAIAFTLLGPALVPAVSRLLPSRAVGVLGELAGADLRDDVRRSASTAAPLIVLTGLLLGQAVASTSFAEAGRQEHRRDTVADLVVETTGPIGDRIASVPGVRSASTEAEVPVALTTGSGELRYTRLTSAVVIDPAGYRLAHPGSGDGLGALAGSAVARGPGADGFAAGDTVGVRVGDTDLGSLPVVAEVPSAIGGGATLLIPEDVLPAELLADAPVRTFVSVTEGTAPEQVAASLTGSGAEVLTQEEWLARDSAVSSATSTGVLVVVMGLGSLYALIGVVNSVVIGAATRRREFAAARAVGFTRGQVVRTALLESVHVTTAGLVLGGIAAAGTLVAALATTSAVTGDAIAAVPWPLVAAVVAGAFLITGVTTVATSLSATHGRLVELLGARE
- a CDS encoding helix-turn-helix transcriptional regulator, with protein sequence MSFERQESLGAFLRAMRARIGPDEAGLPHYPGRRRRVPGLRRAEVAELAGVSTDYYTRMEQGRAGEVSAEVLDALTRVLRLSPSEAEYLLTLARPPVRSIVTPEPTTALRTILDAVRAPAYATNRRLDIVAANLPLRLLISPPGGRPEAPHNFVTWTFLDPYSRRLVSDWETSAAVTTAALRLQTAAAAADSETRELIATLRARSDDFVRLWDSPQVPDVWRGQQVARHPWAGEYHIDFETMEFPGDDNLTMAVYAPVPGTGSELVIDRLLHHWRGPDAGRFWDLTGAAEAQAS
- a CDS encoding helix-turn-helix transcriptional regulator, which encodes MVLRGRNREVAAVARLLRSARDGHGGVLLVRGPAGIGKSALVQQAASAHGGGMRHVQVTGSEFEGQFPFAGLHQLCHPLLGHLVELPSAQAGALRRALGIADDATAPDGGRPLLVAAVRGLLAAAARTQPLICVVDDAQWLDAGSLAVLLLVAQRIGDLPVALLLVARDDEVLSAARTRELPGLELTGLADADARDLLAAEVNRPLDPAVRDRFIAEAGGNPLALLELPRTVNPAALAGGYATPPPSTLSASLEAHFVALVAQMPDETRRLLLLAAAEPTGDPATLWCSAGALGLTEAAAQPAQDAGLLAVDARVRFRHPLVRSAVYHAADPADRRVAHRALAHAYDARQDRDRRAWHLALAAEAPDDAVAAELVCCAHRARSRGGLTAMAAFLERAAILTPDRQRRSALLVKAAQAKREAGLPDEATALLDVARAGRLDRHHRIAADVLQARISLDRRRDLQSVRMLVDAGLSAARQDADLAREVLFEAYAAAVFVGRFGDTRLLARIGSAMRGLGPGESGSGRSLTFSGLLTEATDGLDAAALTLRLGIARYLDEAALPLGTGDVWLAYSAAAEFWDDESMLRISELQLAAVRENGALASLPVALMSRALTHIHNGEFAEAERLSAECAAVTAELGVPAMTYVDTTLAAWRGDEAGLLALYDVAFAEATARGEGRVLTALDYALAVLRNGQGRYTDAMAVCAQAEAQQELGIRTRIPLEFIEAAVRAGRRDLAVPAFERLERRASASSTDWAAGTLAHARALISEGDEAERHYLTALDRLAASDAAPQLARVHLLYGEWLRRHRRKREARAQLEIARDRFIALGAKAFAQRASRELAAAGERPVVQATGPGRLTAQEEEIARLAAEGATTREIAHALYLSPRTVDTHLRNVFTKLGLTSRRQLSRHPAGIG
- a CDS encoding helix-turn-helix transcriptional regulator is translated as MEDARNRPYGRRTELAALATAIAELESGIGGVVHIEGEPGSGKTTLATTALTAAERRGTQVLWATADRLSQHVPLAVMLGCLGVRADAADPRRAEIARMLAIAPRTLFPGDQATYQTVADELMVLVADLCADAPTAIVIDDMQWIDEASIVVFHRLGRAAGRLPLLLVGIHGTAPGHRTGGPFGVSRGDAGRTVVLGPLNEAETAALIGDMIGAPPSPALGAWTATAMGNPLHLRELLEELLRQGMIEVGEGRADLLPPGRDRVPPPLADALGGRLGLVAASVRHAVRTAALLGTVFAVADLAVLLQRPIAALAEDLLQAVAAGILVPAEEHLAFRHAVLHQTLYDAVPAAVRGVLHMDAARRLADARRAPLTVAEQLMRAGRVDQPWVGPWLTTAAPELISRAPRTAITLIERQLDGTDGAADERGDLRVALVRALLVSGQPDSAVSRAREALAVVSAPARRGALSWLLNRALIAAGDMPEATRTLSEALDEPQLPAIWRARLLGSLAMAQRAGNGHLDIADATARAALVEAENAGDAFATAYALADLWTGRSVRRDHPSALHHIDRALAVLGDQPDHTFLRILALHNRMFTLQNLARWGQARLTLQTARDVTRRAGRVVGNATGIHESVLLYWLGEWDDALAELAPLDDDTAGISYGGLRERGPLLLWHGVSALIAGRRDDRATHREHLRRAAALPVTTVADRENSDFLLAARAVAAEQAGDLRGATEILATVLDRTHGEMTLTHQWTADLVRLAAATDDRELVAAALRDCRMEAAAEVSPGRAATMLLRATGLAENDPGPLDEAVATYRVAGPPVDLAGALEDLAVVLAAVERESARAALTEAVELYSRFGATWDVRRAESRLRRHGVRRGVHGRRAGRAVTGWESLTDTERRVAFLVAEGSSTAEIAAGLFLGSRTVQTHVSRIIAKLGVRNRAEIVREALRHETPPK
- a CDS encoding helix-turn-helix transcriptional regulator codes for the protein MTQTMRLTGRADEITAIRELLHAATGGHGGALVVRGPAGIGKTALIGAALKSHTDLRRVSTAGTGADTEPYAAVRRLCMPLLDKPTLLPEAFRGQLNMLFGTQPGTDPDPFAVGLTVQRFLVALAHTRGVVVVVEDAHALDPASAQVLAFAARRLRSSRVAMLLALRDDAAPAGSVDGGDAALIMRELPGLTLSGLADSDARSLLDTTPWAAIDPAVRERVVAEARGNPAALLTAPFDNQPGQPVTVSREPAWATRARQRYAAIAGALSTAARTVLLVAAAERFGDPLPVWRALGNLDISPPELTTAVTDAEQSGLVSIGAQVRFVHPLARSAVYHAAPPSLRREVHGRLADAVGADAGPDRASWHRSLAASGPDDRTADELEAAVETAGQRGGLPAAASFLESAALLTTDASQRAVRTLAAADTWERAGEPEHALALLGRAERAPLPEEHRTRAQSVRGRLRREPHLLLTVAATVQGASASEAVLDAHAAWVQTDGYGTPLAEHPAVAGLCRAMHARVSNRPGDLLARALIDRLAGDRETAAAELDRAAAAVREHPRTEDSRGHLLWLAAAAAAERWDDDGWRLLLDRHLTLARAGGAHASLPPALSMQALADIEAGVLHPSVEPAGPSYGEIVLAAWRGEGRRVRAIGAQLRGYGTDRAGGAFHRAADHAGAVLDNATGAYSSALDAAGRALADVPPGLTALLLPEYVEAAVYAGRPELAVAALDRHLPAADASRTAWAAGTAAACTALLAVAVEAEPLHRRAIALLDRVGLGIRHARARLRFGEWLADRGRAAEAAVELAAARDDLAAAGARAFARRAARALSRLSGGHGDNRLPDVLTRQELLVARQVAGGLTTREVAAALYVSPRTVDTHLRNVFRKLNITSRRELYGMELA
- a CDS encoding ABC transporter ATP-binding protein — protein: MTSLNTAVALHGVSRVYGSGSTAVRAADGIDIAFARGTWTAVMGPSGSGKSTLLHCAAGLERVDSGRVMLGETDITALNDDELSALRRTRIGFVFQSFNLIGSLTAEQNVALPLRLAGRRPAREEVRNALATVGLAERIRHRPRELSGGQQQRVAIARAMVTRPEVLFADEPTGALDTRAAHGVLELLRRSADGGQTIIMVTHDPAAAARADAVVFLRDGRIADRLVGADVRAVADRLVALEG